The following are encoded in a window of Mustela nigripes isolate SB6536 chromosome 1, MUSNIG.SB6536, whole genome shotgun sequence genomic DNA:
- the PHYHIP gene encoding phytanoyl-CoA hydroxylase-interacting protein, translating into MELLSTPHSIEVNNITCDSFRISWAMENSDLERVTHYFIDLNKKENKNSNKFKHRDVPTKLVAKAVPLPMTVRGHWFLSPRTEYSVAVQTAVKQSDGEYLVSGWSETVEFCTGDYAKEHLAQLQEKAEQIAGRMLRFSVFYRNHHKEYFQHARTHCGNMLQPYLKDNSGSHGSPTSGMLHGVFFSCNTEFNTGQPPQDSPYGRWRFQIPAQRLFNPSTNLYFADFYCMYTAYHYAILVLAPKGSLGDRFCRDRLPLLDIACNKFLTCSVEDGELIFRHAQDLILEIIYTEPVDLSLGTLGEISGHQLMSLSTADAKKDPSCKTCNISVGR; encoded by the exons ATGGAGCTGCTGTCCACGCCCCACAGCATCGAGGTCAACAACATCACCTGTGACTCCTTCCGCATCTCCTGGGCCATGGAGAACAGTGACCTGGAGAGGGTCACCCATTACTTCATTGACCTTAACAAGAAGGAGAACAAGAACTCCAACAAGTTCAAGCACCGG GATGTCCCCACCAAGCTTGTGGCCAAGGCCGTGCCACTGCCCATGACTGTGAGAGGCCACTGGTTCCTGAGTCCCCGCACGGAGTACAGCGTGGCTGTGCAGACGGCAGTGAAGCAGAGTGACGGGGAATACCTGGTATCTGGCTGGAGCGAGACGGTGGAGTTCTGCACCGGGG ATTACGCCAAGGAGCACCTGGCGCAGCTGCAGGAGAAGGCCGAGCAGATCGCAGGCCGCATGCTCCGCTTCTCCGTCTTCTACCGCAACCACCACAAGGAGTACTTCCAACATGCCAG GACCCACTGCGGGAACATGCTGCAGCCCTACCTGAAGGACAACAGCGGCAGCCATGGCTCTCCAACCAGTGGCATGCTCCATGGCGTCTTCTTCAGCTGCAACACAGAGTTCAACACAGGCCAGCCTCCTCAGGACTCCCCCTACGGCCGCTGGCGCTTCCAGATCCCCGCCCAGCGCCTCTTTAACCCCAGCACCAACCTCTACTTTGCGGACTTCTACTGTATGTACACAGCTTACCACTATGCCATCCTGGTGCTGGCCCCCAAGGGCTCCCTGGGGGACCGCTTCTGCCGTGACCGCCTGCCCCTCCTGGACATTGCCTGCAACAAGTTCCTGACCTGCAGCGTGGAGGATGGGGAGCTGATCTTCCGCCACGCCCAGGACCTCATCCTGGAGATCATCTATACGGAGCCCGTTGACCTGTCCCTGGGCACCCTAGGGGAGATCAGCGGGCACCAGCTCATGAGCCTATCCACTGCTGACGCCAAGAAGGACCCCAGCTGCAAGACCTGCAACATCAGTGTGGGCCGCTAG